The Armatimonadota bacterium genome window below encodes:
- a CDS encoding ABC transporter ATP-binding protein, protein MHSQLHVEMRGIHKVYADGTVALRGVDFHLRRGEIVGLLGENGAGKTTLMKILSGLLRPTRGELVVQGRTVQFRNPDDALRAGIGMVHQTFTLVPPYTALQNIVLGQEEAAPLAPLRVQVAQQRVSQLLAQTGLAVPLDVPVESLPIGVQQRVEILKVLYRGTSVLILDEPTSALTPTEVGDLFDFLGRLKAGGTTIVFITHKLREVLEISDRIVVLRAGQVAGEVPAEGASAEDLAELMVGRKIVPRVSRSARPAGEPVLAVRDLRVLNDQGGVAVRGLGFEVRAGEIFGIAGVEGNGQSELVQALTGLRPPAGGELVLNGTRVAHLHPLALYRQGVCHIPEDKARFGLALNFDLAENAILSRQAEPVFLRPMGRLHWTRILAYARQLVERFNVIAPGIRAAVRSLSGGNQQRLLVGRELSKQPVLVVAMHPTRGLDIASTVYIRELLVQMRDQGKGVLLVSADLDEILELSDRIAVMYEGAFIGTGTAEEFSREEIGLMMGGVVPRGRQ, encoded by the coding sequence ATGCACTCGCAGCTGCACGTTGAGATGCGCGGCATCCACAAGGTCTACGCTGATGGGACGGTCGCCCTGCGGGGCGTGGACTTCCACCTGCGCCGGGGGGAGATCGTCGGTCTGCTGGGCGAGAACGGGGCGGGCAAGACCACCCTGATGAAGATCCTCTCAGGGCTGCTGCGGCCCACGCGGGGGGAGCTGGTGGTCCAGGGGCGGACCGTGCAGTTTCGCAACCCCGACGACGCCCTGCGAGCCGGCATCGGCATGGTGCACCAGACCTTCACCCTGGTCCCGCCGTATACGGCCCTGCAGAACATCGTCCTGGGACAGGAGGAGGCCGCCCCCCTGGCCCCGCTGCGGGTGCAGGTGGCGCAGCAGCGGGTCTCCCAGCTGCTGGCCCAGACCGGTCTTGCGGTCCCCCTGGACGTCCCGGTGGAATCTCTGCCCATCGGGGTACAGCAGCGCGTGGAGATTCTCAAGGTCCTCTACCGCGGCACCTCGGTACTGATCCTGGATGAACCCACCTCCGCCCTGACGCCCACCGAGGTCGGCGATCTCTTCGACTTTCTCGGGCGGCTGAAGGCCGGCGGCACCACCATCGTCTTCATCACGCACAAGCTGCGGGAGGTGCTGGAGATCTCCGACCGTATCGTTGTCCTGCGCGCCGGGCAGGTAGCGGGGGAAGTCCCGGCGGAGGGGGCGTCCGCGGAGGACCTGGCGGAGCTGATGGTGGGCCGGAAGATCGTCCCCCGGGTCAGCCGCTCCGCCCGGCCCGCAGGGGAGCCGGTGCTTGCCGTGCGGGACCTGCGTGTGCTCAACGACCAGGGAGGAGTGGCGGTGCGGGGGCTCGGCTTCGAGGTGCGGGCGGGAGAGATCTTCGGCATCGCCGGGGTGGAGGGCAACGGACAGAGCGAGCTGGTGCAGGCCCTCACCGGCCTGCGGCCGCCGGCCGGAGGCGAGCTGGTGCTGAACGGCACCCGCGTGGCGCACCTCCACCCCCTGGCCCTCTACCGGCAGGGGGTCTGCCACATCCCGGAGGACAAGGCCCGCTTCGGCCTTGCCCTCAACTTCGACCTGGCCGAGAACGCCATCCTCAGCCGGCAGGCGGAACCCGTCTTCCTCCGCCCTATGGGCCGGCTGCACTGGACCCGTATCCTGGCCTACGCCCGGCAACTGGTGGAGCGGTTCAACGTGATCGCCCCCGGGATCCGCGCCGCGGTACGCAGCCTGAGCGGAGGCAACCAGCAGCGGCTGCTGGTGGGCCGTGAGCTTAGCAAGCAGCCGGTGCTGGTGGTGGCCATGCACCCCACCCGCGGCCTGGACATCGCCTCCACCGTGTACATCCGGGAGCTGCTGGTGCAGATGCGGGACCAGGGAAAGGGCGTCCTCCTGGTCTCGGCCGACCTGGACGAGATCCTGGAGCTCAGCGACCGCATCGCCGTCATGTACGAGGGGGCGTTCATCGGCACGGGGACGGCGGAGGAGTTCAGCCGGGAAGAGATCGGCCTGATGATGGGAGGCGTCGTCCCGCGGGGCCGCCAGTGA